The sequence CACCGCGCCGGAGCGGGGAGAAATGCCGGAATTGACGCGCGAACTCGTGCCGTTCGCCGTCCCCGTCCTCCACGTTTTCAGGGCTCTCGCGGGGCCCTATCTCAGGCCGGCCAGGGCGCTGGACGCCAAGCTGCACGACAAGGTTGACCACTACTATGGGAAAATGCAGGATAGACAGGATAGAGCCGCCGGGGAAGCGGGAAGGACTGGCTCCATGCAATCGCTGGACATCGCCGCTCTCGACGCGCTCACCGGACCTGAGGACATTGTCAAGGCCCCCCACCTTGGAGTCGGTGTGACAGTTCGCGATATCCCGGAGAAAGTCGGGCGCAAGGCGGACGAGCCGCCGCCCGTCTGGGGAAACGTACCTCCCCAGAACATCAGTTTCACCGGGCGGGAAGAGTTGCTGGAGCAACTGCACGAGCGTCTTTCGCAGGGAACGACGGCGGTCCTGCCCCAGGCTTTGCATGGAATGGGCGGAGTCGGCAAGTCCCAGATAGCCATCGAATATGTGTATCGCCATATGGCGGATTATGATGTTATTTGGTGGATCAGATCGGAGAGGCCCGGTCAGATCCAGCAGGATCTCGCCGAACTGGCCGCCGAGCTCGACCTGCCGGTCAGCCAGGAGGTCAACGTCGCGGTGCCGGCCGTCCGCGAGGCGCTGCGCCTGGGCCGCCCCTATCGCAACTGGCTGCTGGTCTTCGACAATGCCGAGGAATTGCCCGACGTCCGGGACTTCTTCCCGACCAACGGTCCGGGAAAGATCCTCGTCACCTCCCGCAACCAGGAGTGGACGAAGGTCGCCAACTCCCTTGAGGTCGACGTCTTCGCCCGGGAGGAGAGCAAGGCACTGCTCCGCCTCCGGGGGCCCGAGCTCGCCGACGCCGAGGCGGACGAGCTCGCCGAGGTGCTCGGCGACCTTCCGCTGGCGATCGCCCAGGCCGGGGTCTGGCTCGCCGAGACGGGCATGCCGGTCGACGAGTACCTGCAGCTCTTCCGGGAGAAGCACGAGAAGGCGACCGAGCTGCTGGCGGACGCCGCACTGGTGGCCAACGAGCTGCCGGTCGCCGCGGCCTGGAACGTCTCGCTGGACCGGTTGCGGACGAGCGATCCGGCGGCGCTGCAACTACTCCAGGTCTGTGCTTTCTTCGCACCGGAACCCATTTCGCTTCGGATGCTGTCCGGCGCGCGCAACGTCGACGGTCCTCGGGAGCTGATCGAGGCCCTGGGGGACCCGGTCAGGCGAGGGCGTGCGATCCGCGCGATCAACCGGTACGCGCTGGCCAGGATCAGCCACAAGCACAACACGATCATGCTGCACCGCCTGGTGCAGCGGGTCCTCGTCGGGCAGATCCCTCCGGGGGAGGCCGAGGAACTGCGCCGGTGCGGCTACCAGCTGATGGCCAACTTCGACCCGCGCGATCCGGCGCTGCCGGCGAACTGGCGGCGCTATGCCGATCTGCTGCCGCACGTCCACTACTCGGGCATCGTCGGCTTCGACGATCCCTGGACGCGCCGGCTCGTCCTCAACGAGATCGACTTCCTCTTCCAGTGGGGCGACCACCGGGGCTTCCTCGAACTGGCGGAGACCGCGGTCAAGACCTGGACCGAGACGCTGGGCGAGGGCAACGAGCAGGTGCAGGAGGCCATGCTCCACCTCGGCCGCGCTCTCCGCCTGCAGGGACGGTTCGAGGAGGCGTACGGCCACCATGTCCGGGTCCGCGACCTGCGCGCCGAGGAGCACGGTGCCGACGACGAACGCACGATCGAGGCGCAGCGCTTCGTGACGGCCGACCTGCGCTACCTGGGGCAGTTCCAGCAGGCTCTCGAATACGACAAGCGCTCCTTCGAGGCACTGCGCCGCATGTACGGCGAGGACGACCCGATCACGCTGCAGCAGGCACATCTCTACGCCATCAGCCTGCGGCTCAACGGTGACTTCCGGGCGGCGTGCGATCTCGATCGGCAGACCTACCGGCACCTGATGAACATCTTCGGGGAGAACCACGGCCGGACCCTGTCGTCCCTGGCGGCGATCGCCGTCGACGAGATGGAGCTGGGCCACTTCGACGTGGCCAGGGATCTGACGCGGCAGAACGCGCAGCGTCTCGAGTCGGCGTTCGGCAGCAGCTTCGCCGGTCTCGCCGAGAGCCTGACGGCGTTCTCCGTCATGGAGCGCAAGGCGGGTGACCACGAACGCGCACTCGACCTCTCCACCGAGGCGCTCGAACGCTACAACGAGCGGTACGGGGGGTATCACCCCGGCTCGATCTCCGCCGCACTGAATCACGCGGTGAACCTGCGCCAGGTGGGCAGGCTCGGCGACTCGATTCACCTCGCGCGCGTGACGGCGCAGAACTTCCTGCGGATGTTCGGCCCCGACCACCCCAACACACCGAGCGCGAACATCAATCTCGCGGTCGCCCTCCGGCTGAACGGGCAGCTCGAAGAGGCCAAGAAACTGGACGAGACGGCACTGGACGTTCTGGCCCGCGTTCTCGGTGTCGATCATCCGCGCAGCATCGTCTGCGCGATCAACCTGGCCAGCGACCACTACGCGATCGGCAATGTCCACGAGGCCATGGAGAGGGACCGGGAGACCCTGGAGCGGGCGCACCGCGTCCTCGGGGAGGAGCACCCCACCGCGCTCGCATGCATGTTCAACCTCGGGCTCGATCTGCGCGCCATGGGCGAGGAGCAGGAGGCCGACGTGCTGGCGGCGCGGGCCATCGACGGCATGCGCAGGGTGCACGGACCGCAGCATGCGGCCACCACGGCCGCGCAAGAGGGAGTTCGTGCGGACTGCGATATTTATCCGATTCCGGTCTGAGCCGAAACCGAACAGGGGGCCGGAAGCGTGGTCGCCTTACGTTCCCCTGCTCCTGACTCGGGACTGTTTCAATGCCGGTCAAGCTGGGTATGGATAAACCCCGGCGATACGTCTCGAACGGCGTTGGAACGAAGAGTTCTTGATCTGGACACGGCTATGCTCCCCACGTATAGTAGGGGAGCAAATTTGTATGCCCGCACGGATTGTTTATCTTCGGTAATTGTCGGCGACCACGTGAGCGTCGCGGGAATTCAGCCGATCCGGCCGCCGAGGGATCGGGCTCGCGGACAGCGCCGTCCTCTCTCACCGAGAACCACCGCGATGCTCCCGAGGACGGAAGAGGTAATGGGCGGTCAAGGAGACTGGGACAAGGCGTCTTGGCGCAAGAGCAGGCGATCTGGCTCGGATGGGGCGGGAGGGTGCGTCTCCCTTGCCGTCTCCGCGTCGTACGGCGCCATTCGGGACAGCAGGAACCCGTGCCGGACGACCATCGTCCTTCCCAAGACCGTCTTACGCAGGATGTTGGACGACATCAAGAACGGGGCCTTCGACCTGCGGTGACGTGGTCTCGCCACCGGTTGGAGGCGCGACGTCCATCGCGGGATCCGCGCCTCCGCCTCCGTCTGCTCAGCCCTGGAGGGCGTCGGACTTGACCGCGTCCATGAACGAGCGCCAGGAGTCCATGGACAGCGACAGCCGCGGGCCCTCGGGGTCCTTGGAGTCGCGGATGGCGCGGGTGCTGCCGATCGACGCCACTTCCACGCATACCGCGAGGTCGGGGTCGCTGCTCCGGCTGCTCTTCCTCCAGACCGGCGCGGACGCATTGGTATGAGTCATGGCTAAATTCTCCTTGTGAACTGTTTCGACACCGCCTGACAGTGCACGAGGCCGTGTCTGGCTTCACCTGGCGGAAATTAATCTACCGCACGGACAAGATGTTCATCGCCAATCCGAGTCCAAATCCAGGGCTGCGGTGACAGTGGCATTGTCCGGCGAAAAAAGCTCAGATCTGACATTTAACGTGAAAGGGAGGAATGTCCACCGAACTACGCAGTTCCTGGTCGGTCTGATGTGGTGCCCCTCGGCCGGCCGCCGGGTGATCCGGCGTGGCGGTCGGGATGGAGGCGGGCGGCCTGGGTGCGGAGTAGGCGGATCATGCGGTGGACGTGGTGGGGGAGGTGGCGGGTGCGGGCGTGCTCGGCGGCCAGGAGGACGTCGGGCCCGTCGGCGGCCAGGGGGCGGCGGGTGATGACGCCGGTGAGTTCGAGGGGGTCGTCGGCGATGCTGTAGTCGGGCAGCAGCGTGACGCCGAGCCCCTCGGCGACCATGACCTTGCCCATTTCGGCGCCGTCGACGGAGTAGGCGAACGCGGGCTCCCGCCCTCGCAGCAGGCGGTGGACGTAGCGGTGCATGAGATAGCCGGACCGCATCGCGACGAAGGGTTCGGCGAGCATCCGGTCGAGCGGCACCGCGTCCAGCCGGGCGAGCGGGCTGTCGGTGCGGCAGCAGACGACTGCGCGCCCGCGCAGCAGTTCGACGGCGGCGAGGTCCGGGGGCGGGTCGTCGCCCTCGATGACGTTGATCAGGCCGAGGTCGAGTCCGCCGCCGCGCAGCGCGTCGCGGATGTCGGCCTGCTGGGCGGTGACCAGTTCCACCTGCGTCGCGGGGTGTGCGGCGCGGAACTCGCGCATCGCGGGCGTGACGAGCGGGACGGTCGCGGCGTTCACGGTGCCGATGCGGATCATCTGCCGCGATCCGGCCTGGTCGTCGGCGGCCGCGCGGAGCCGGTGCACCGCGTCCAGCACCTCGGCGATCCAGGGCAGCAGCTCCCGGCCGCCGGCGCTGATCCGGGCGCCGGCGCGGTGGCGGTCGAGCAGCGTGACGCCGAGCTCGCGTTCGAGGTTGCTGATCGTCTGGCTGAGCGCGGGCTGGGACAGGTGCAGCGCCTCGCTGGCCCGGCGCATGGAGCCGAGGCGCGTGACGGCCGCGACGCATTCCAGCTGTTCGATCCGCATGGGCCCTCCGGCGGTGACAGGTTTCCCTTATCGCCCCGTCGCGAACGCCACATTGACCGGCGGCGGGACGGTGCGCACAATCCTAACTATGCCTGTAGGGAATATCGAGAATCATGCGGAGCCGCTGAGGTTCGCGTACTGGGTTCCGAACGTCAGCGGCGGCCTGGTCGTGAGCGGGATCGAGCAGCGGACGGACTGGGGGTACGACTACAACCGGCGGCTGGCCGTCCTCGCCGAGAGCAACGGGTTCGAGTACGCCCTCAGCCAGGTGCGCTACATCGCGTCCTACGGGGCCGCCTACCAGCACGAGTCGACCGGGTTCAGCCTCGCGCTGCTGCTCGCCACCGAGCGGCTGAAGGTGATCGCCGCGATCCACCCGGGCCTGTGGCACCCCGGCGTGCTCGCCAAGTTCGTCGCCACCGCCGACCATCTCTCGGGCGGGCGGGCCGCTGTGAACGTCGTCAGCGGGTGGTTCAAGGACGAGTTCACCAAACTCGGGGAGCCCTGGCTGGAGCACGACGAGCGCTACCGGCGCAGCGAGGAGTTCATCCGGGTGCTGCGGGAGATCTGGACGTCCGAGCACGCCGAGTTCCGCGGCGACTTCTACCGCCTGCACGACTTCGACCTGCGGCCGAAGCCCGTCGCGGGGCCGGGCCGCCCGCACCCGGAGATCTTCCAGGGCGGCAACTCCACCAGTGCCCGCCGGATGGCGGGGCGCGTCTCCGACTGGTACTTCAGCAACGGCAGGGACTTCGACGGCGTCAGGGAGCAGATCGCCGACGTGGGCGCCGAGGCGGTCCTGCACGGGCGGCGGGTGCGGTTCGGCCTGAACGGGTTCATGATCGCCCGCGACACCGAGGCGGAGGCGCGCGAGGTGCTGCGCGAGATCGTCGCCAAGGCCGACCGGGAGGCGGTGGAGGGCTTCGGCTCGGCCGTCAGGCAGGCGGGCCGGTCCGCCTCGGACGGCAAGGGCATGTGGCAGGACTCCGAGTTCGCCGACCTCGTGCAGTACAACGACGGCTTCCGCACCGGGCTGATCGGCACGCCCGAGCAGATCGCCGAGCGCATCGTCGCCTACAAGCGCCTCGGCGTGGACCTGTTCCTGCTCGGGTTCCTGCACTACCTGGAGGACGTCGAGTACTTCGGCGCGCGCGTGCTGCCGCTGGTGCGCGAGCTGGAGGCCGCGGACGCCGAACGCGGCGAGCCGGCGCGGACCGGGTCCTGACACGCCCATGCGCCTGGTCAGCCGCCGCCACATCGACCTGCTGAGGACCTGCAGCGCGCTGTGTCGCGAGACCCGCGTCCACGACCGGTCCGCATCCCAAGAGGAGAAGCAGAGGCATGTCCGTCAACACCGAGCAGCAGACCTTCACCGACCACCCGAGCCGTGACGAGCGATTCGCCGCGGCCCTGAGGCGCGCCGACCTCGTCGCCGCCGAGCTGCGCGCCACCGCCGCCGAGCGCGACCGCGCCAACAGGAGTCCGCGCAACGAGGTCGAGCTCCTGCGCGCGCACGACCTCCTGCAGGTCCAGGAGCCCGTCGAGTACGGCGGCGACGGCCTGTCCTACGCGCAGGCGTCCCTGATCACCCGCAGGATCGCCCGCGGCGACACCTCGATCGCCCACCTCATCGGCTACCACTACGCGCAGACCCGCATCGCGCCGCTGTTCGGCACTCCGGAGCAGGCCGACGCGTTGTCGCGCCGCAACGGTCAGGAGAAGCTCTTCTGGGGCGGTGTGCAGAACCCGCGCGGCGGCTCGGACCTCGTCCTGACCCGCTCCGGGGACGGGTTCCGGCTCGACGGGCGCCGTTCGTTCGCGTCCGGCGCGAGCCTCGGCGACCACCTGTCGGTGACCGCCGCCCACGAGGGCGAGCTGGTCTTCATCTCGCTGCCGGCCGGGCGGCAGGGCTTCCGCGCCCTCGGCGACTGGGACAACATCGGCCAGCGGCTGACCGACTCCGGCGGCGTCGAGTTCGACGGCACCCGCGTCGACCGCGCGGAGATCCTCGGTCCCGATCCCCTGACCGGGCGCACCCTCACCGCCTACCAGACGCTCGTCACACCGCACTGGCAGCTCGCCTTCGTCAACTTCTACACAGGGACGGCCGAGGGCGCACTCGACGAGGCCCTCGACTGGACGCGCCTGCGCGGGGCCCCGTGGGAGACCTCGGGCGTGGACAGCGCCGCCGAGGACCCGTACGTCCTGCAGACCGTGGGGGAGGTCCGCAGCGAGATCCGTGCCGCGGCACTGCTCGCCGACCGGGCCGGGGAAGCCCTCCAGGCGGCCCTGGACACCGGCCCGTCGCTCACCGACGAGCAGCGCGCCGAGGCAGCCGTCGCCGTCTACGAGGCGAAGTACCTGACGACGAAGGTCGCGCTGGCGGCCGCCTCGCGCCTGTTCGAGATCCAGGGCGCGCGGGCGACCACCAGCGCCTACGGCTTCGACCGGCACTGGCGCAACCTGCGCACCCACACGCTCCACGACCCCGTCGCCTACAAGGCGCGCGAGGTCGGGGACTGGACGCTGAACCGGCGCGCCCCGCAGTTCTCGCTCTACCGCTGAGTGACTCCGGTCCCGTGGCGACCCGTCCATTCTCCGCCACGGGACCGGACCCGCGAAGGGAGACCCATGACGACGACCGCACCCGTTTCCCCCGGACCGGGCCGATGACGACCGCGCCCGTGATCCAGTCCGGCGAGGAGGCCGTGGAGGTCGCCCGCAAGCTCGCCGACTCGTTCGCCGAGCAGGCGGGCGACCGCGACCGCGAGCGGCGCCCGCCGGCCGCCGAGGTCGCGGAGCTGTCGGAGTCCGGCCTGCTCGGCATCACCGTCCCGGCGCGGTTCGGCGGGGCGGAGGTGAGCGTGGCCGCGCTCACGGAGGTGTTCCGGACGCTCGCCGCGGCCGACGCCAGCATCGCCCAGATCCCGCACAGCCACTTCGTGTTCCTGGAGGCCCTGCGCCGCCAGGGCACCGAGGAGCAGCACGCGCGCTACTTCGCCGAGGCGCTGGACGGCGCCCGCTTCGCCAACGCGCAGTCCGAGCGGGGCGGGCGGACCGCGGCCGAGGACGCGACGACACTGCGCCGCCGCGAGGACGGCGGGTACGTGCTCGACGGCGAGAAGTACTACAGCACCGGCGCCCTCTTCGCGGACTGGCTGGTGGTGCGGGCCGTCCTCGCCGGCGAGGCGCCCCTGCCGACCGGCGCCGCGCCCAAGGCGCTGGCCTACATCCGCCGCGGCACCGAAGGCGTCACGGTCGAGGACGACTGGGACGGCATGGGCCAGCGCACCACCGCGAGTGGAACGGTCCGGCTCGACGGCGTGCGCGTGGACGACGGCGAGGTCGTCCCGTACAGCCCTCTCTTCGACGGGCCGACCACCTACGGCGCCCGCGCGCAGGTGCTGCACGCGGCGATCGACGCCGGCATCGCCCGCGGCGCCGTCGGCGCCGCGGTCCTCGCCGTGGCGAAGGCGCGGCCGTGGTTCGAGAGCGGTGCCGGCACCGCGGCGGGGGACCCGCTGGTCGCCCAGCAGGCCGGCGAGGTGGAGATCGTCGTCCGGGCCGCCGAGGCGCTGCTGCACGAGGCCGCGGACGCGGTCGACACCGCCGAGCGCGAGCCCACCGGCGGCGCCACCGCCCGGGCGTCGGTGGCGACGGCCGTGGCGAGGGTCGCCGCGGCCCGCGCCTCGCTGGAGGCGTCGTCCGCGCTGTTCGAGTTGGGCGGGACGCGCTCTGCGGCCGCTTCGCCGAACCTGTCGCGCTACTGGCGCGACGCGCGCACGCACACGCTCCACGACCCGGCCCGCTGGAAGGTGCAGCACGTGGGCCGCTGGCTGCTGTCGGGCACCCCACCGCCACGTCACGGCCAGCTCTGAGCCCGGTTCCACGCCCGGCCCCCGAGGCGGGCCGGGAGAAGGAAGGCACACTGTGACCCTTACGTTCCACTGGTTCCTGCCCACCTACGGCGACTCGCGCTCCGTCGTGGGCGGCGGGCACGGCCAGCCTGCCGGGGCCGCCGCCGGCGACCGCCGCGCCTCGATCGGCTACCTGGCGTCGATCGTGCGCTCCGCCGAGGAGTTCGGCTTCACCGGTGCGCTCACCCCCACCGGCGCGTGGTGCGAGGACGCCTGGCTCACGACGGCGATGCTGGCGCGCGAGTCCGAGCGGCTGGCGTTCCTGGTGGCGTTCCGGCCCGGCCTGATCAGCCCGACGCTCGCCGCGCAGATGGCCGCCACGTTCAGCGCGCACGCGCCCGGGCGGCTCTCGCTGAACGTCGTCACCGGCGGCGAGGCCCACGAGCAGCGCGCCTACGGCGACCACCTGCCCAAGGACGAGCGGTACGCCCGCTGCGGGGAGTTCCTGTCGGTCGTGCGGCGGTTGTGGGCCGGCGAGACGGTCACCCACCGCGGTGCGCACCTCGACATCGACGCGGCCCGCCTGCCGACGACGCCCGACCCGGTGCCGCCGCTGTACTTCGGCGGCTCGTCGGACGCGGCGGGGCCGGTCGCGGCCGAGCACGCCGACGTCTACCTGACCTGGGGCGAGCCGGTCGACGCCGTCGCCCGCAAGCTCGACCGGATACGCGAGCTGGCCGCGGCCCGGGGCCGCAAACCGCGCTTCGGCGTCCGGCTGCACGTCATCACCCGCGACAGCGCCGAGGAGGCGTGGCGGCAGGCGGGACGCCTCGTCGACGCGCTCGGCGAGGACACGGTCGCCGCCGCGCAGGCCGTCCTGGCCCGCAGCGAATCCACCGGCCAGCGGCGCATGCGCGACCTGCACGCGGGAGCTCGCGCCGACGGCACGTGGCGCGACCCCCACGCGCTGGAGGTGGCGCCCAACCTGTGGGCCGGGGTCGGGCTCGTCCGCGGCGGCGCCGGGACGGCCCTCGTCGGCTCGCACACCGAGGTGGCCGACCGGATCGCCGAGTACGCCGCCATCGGCATCGACGAGTTCGTCCTGTCCGGGTACCCGCACCTGGAAGAGCTGTACTGGTTCGGAGAAGGAGTGCTTCCCCGCCTCGTCCGGCACGGTCTGTTCCACGACACCGGCGGTGCCGGCACGGGGCTCAACGCCTTCCTGCCCAAGGAGACATCGGCATGACGGCCGTGGAACCGGAGCTCCGCCGCGTCTACGGCGCCTACCCGACGGGCGTCGCGGTGGTGGCGGGCCTCGTGGACGGCCGTCCGGCCGGCATCGCCGCCAGCTCGTTCGTCCCGGTGTCGCTGGATCCGCCGCTGGTGTCGGTGTGCGTCGCGCACACCTCCACGACCTGGCCGCTGCTGGGCGGGCTGCCCCGCATCGGCATCAGCGTGCTCGGCGCCCACCAGGAGCACATCGGCCGGCGCCTCGGCGCCCGCACCGGCGACCGGTTCGCCGGCGTCGCGTGGCGCTCGACCGCCGGCGGCTGCGTGCTCGTCGAGGGCGCGTCGGCGTGGTTCGACTGCACCGTCGAGCAGCGGGTCCGGTCGGGCGACCACGACATCGTCGTCTTCCGCGTCCACGACCTGGACGCCGCTCTCGACGTGCCCCCGCTGGTCTTCCACGCCAGCGCCTTCCGCAGACTGGGCTGACAGGCCGCCGCATCAGCGGTCGTCCCCGCGCCATGAATCCGAGTGGAGGAGTCGCCGTGAGCCTCTCTGTCCTCGTGGGAAATCCGCGACCGCGGTCCCGCACACTGCAGGTGGCGCTCGACGCCGCCGCCGCGGTCGCGGAGCGGGTCGGTCATACGGGCGCGGCACAGGTCGTCGACCTGTCGTCGCAGGCGCCGGAACTGCTCAGTCCCACCCCTTCGCCGCAGGTGCGGGACGCACTGGACCGCGTCGCGGGCACGGACGTGCTGGTGGTCGCGAGCCCCACCTACAAGGCCACCTACACCGGCCTTCTCAAGGTGTTCCTCGACCGCCTCCCCGGCGGCGCGCTCGCGTCGACGGTGGCCCTGCCGCTCCTGGTGATGGGCGACCCCAGGCACTCCCTGGCGGTCGAGGTGCACCTGCGGCCGCTCCTGGTGGAGCTGGGCGCGACCGTCCCGACGCCGGGACTGGCGTTCCTGGAATCACAGGTCCCCGACGCCGCCGACGTGCTCGGCGCATGGGCCGACCTGGTCGCCCCGCAGGTGTCCGCCGCGCTCGCTCGCAGGCGGGCGGGCCGGGTGGACGGTCCGTAAAGGGCGTGTCACGGTCCGCCCG is a genomic window of Actinomadura citrea containing:
- the fxsT gene encoding FxSxx-COOH system tetratricopeptide repeat protein, which produces MSERTGDPAARGSGRPDASAGSPVWHEVSDAIWLAAQMNAAALAADEGGPAALRPPREAPGRSAGGESSGADRAGPPEGDGLDGPSRDSPAGTGQATPPSATRTPRAPGSGTSPSDGPPDPWPRQATGLNGHAGPARLLLPVRRDPFAGVRPLADRRRLEQALRPFKRAVESRRGEVELDAEATAVRAVQDGLWLPQTRPVPERWLDLDVVVDDGRLAALNRPTTDRFIDCLGAVGAFRMIRTHLLDTDTGETCPLALREPGPLAAARPAEGLTSRGRRDRRLIFVLTDGIGDAWHSGAAQRLLARWGRQAPIVVINLLARRQWRRTGLTTRPAKLYTAGPAIANRLYRARYPAAPFGGDPGTGARHADGSHVHVPVIELDPGQLAGWAGFAAARRGDWYGAVAVCGAPPESTRAPDTAETEEASSTDESATEIVRRFRAAVSPTVYALAVHLAAAPLNAPVMRLVQRTMLPESRPSDLVELVGSGLLHRVGPEPGPAADARDEVVFDFAPGVRDELLAGGRRSDTTRVLTTVALHLGDRIAGLRDLAGMVTAPERGEMPELTRELVPFAVPVLHVFRALAGPYLRPARALDAKLHDKVDHYYGKMQDRQDRAAGEAGRTGSMQSLDIAALDALTGPEDIVKAPHLGVGVTVRDIPEKVGRKADEPPPVWGNVPPQNISFTGREELLEQLHERLSQGTTAVLPQALHGMGGVGKSQIAIEYVYRHMADYDVIWWIRSERPGQIQQDLAELAAELDLPVSQEVNVAVPAVREALRLGRPYRNWLLVFDNAEELPDVRDFFPTNGPGKILVTSRNQEWTKVANSLEVDVFAREESKALLRLRGPELADAEADELAEVLGDLPLAIAQAGVWLAETGMPVDEYLQLFREKHEKATELLADAALVANELPVAAAWNVSLDRLRTSDPAALQLLQVCAFFAPEPISLRMLSGARNVDGPRELIEALGDPVRRGRAIRAINRYALARISHKHNTIMLHRLVQRVLVGQIPPGEAEELRRCGYQLMANFDPRDPALPANWRRYADLLPHVHYSGIVGFDDPWTRRLVLNEIDFLFQWGDHRGFLELAETAVKTWTETLGEGNEQVQEAMLHLGRALRLQGRFEEAYGHHVRVRDLRAEEHGADDERTIEAQRFVTADLRYLGQFQQALEYDKRSFEALRRMYGEDDPITLQQAHLYAISLRLNGDFRAACDLDRQTYRHLMNIFGENHGRTLSSLAAIAVDEMELGHFDVARDLTRQNAQRLESAFGSSFAGLAESLTAFSVMERKAGDHERALDLSTEALERYNERYGGYHPGSISAALNHAVNLRQVGRLGDSIHLARVTAQNFLRMFGPDHPNTPSANINLAVALRLNGQLEEAKKLDETALDVLARVLGVDHPRSIVCAINLASDHYAIGNVHEAMERDRETLERAHRVLGEEHPTALACMFNLGLDLRAMGEEQEADVLAARAIDGMRRVHGPQHAATTAAQEGVRADCDIYPIPV
- a CDS encoding SfnB family sulfur acquisition oxidoreductase yields the protein MTTAPVIQSGEEAVEVARKLADSFAEQAGDRDRERRPPAAEVAELSESGLLGITVPARFGGAEVSVAALTEVFRTLAAADASIAQIPHSHFVFLEALRRQGTEEQHARYFAEALDGARFANAQSERGGRTAAEDATTLRRREDGGYVLDGEKYYSTGALFADWLVVRAVLAGEAPLPTGAAPKALAYIRRGTEGVTVEDDWDGMGQRTTASGTVRLDGVRVDDGEVVPYSPLFDGPTTYGARAQVLHAAIDAGIARGAVGAAVLAVAKARPWFESGAGTAAGDPLVAQQAGEVEIVVRAAEALLHEAADAVDTAEREPTGGATARASVATAVARVAAARASLEASSALFELGGTRSAAASPNLSRYWRDARTHTLHDPARWKVQHVGRWLLSGTPPPRHGQL
- the sfnG gene encoding dimethylsulfone monooxygenase SfnG is translated as MPVGNIENHAEPLRFAYWVPNVSGGLVVSGIEQRTDWGYDYNRRLAVLAESNGFEYALSQVRYIASYGAAYQHESTGFSLALLLATERLKVIAAIHPGLWHPGVLAKFVATADHLSGGRAAVNVVSGWFKDEFTKLGEPWLEHDERYRRSEEFIRVLREIWTSEHAEFRGDFYRLHDFDLRPKPVAGPGRPHPEIFQGGNSTSARRMAGRVSDWYFSNGRDFDGVREQIADVGAEAVLHGRRVRFGLNGFMIARDTEAEAREVLREIVAKADREAVEGFGSAVRQAGRSASDGKGMWQDSEFADLVQYNDGFRTGLIGTPEQIAERIVAYKRLGVDLFLLGFLHYLEDVEYFGARVLPLVRELEAADAERGEPARTGS
- a CDS encoding acyl-CoA dehydrogenase family protein — its product is MSVNTEQQTFTDHPSRDERFAAALRRADLVAAELRATAAERDRANRSPRNEVELLRAHDLLQVQEPVEYGGDGLSYAQASLITRRIARGDTSIAHLIGYHYAQTRIAPLFGTPEQADALSRRNGQEKLFWGGVQNPRGGSDLVLTRSGDGFRLDGRRSFASGASLGDHLSVTAAHEGELVFISLPAGRQGFRALGDWDNIGQRLTDSGGVEFDGTRVDRAEILGPDPLTGRTLTAYQTLVTPHWQLAFVNFYTGTAEGALDEALDWTRLRGAPWETSGVDSAAEDPYVLQTVGEVRSEIRAAALLADRAGEALQAALDTGPSLTDEQRAEAAVAVYEAKYLTTKVALAAASRLFEIQGARATTSAYGFDRHWRNLRTHTLHDPVAYKAREVGDWTLNRRAPQFSLYR
- a CDS encoding LysR family transcriptional regulator encodes the protein MRIEQLECVAAVTRLGSMRRASEALHLSQPALSQTISNLERELGVTLLDRHRAGARISAGGRELLPWIAEVLDAVHRLRAAADDQAGSRQMIRIGTVNAATVPLVTPAMREFRAAHPATQVELVTAQQADIRDALRGGGLDLGLINVIEGDDPPPDLAAVELLRGRAVVCCRTDSPLARLDAVPLDRMLAEPFVAMRSGYLMHRYVHRLLRGREPAFAYSVDGAEMGKVMVAEGLGVTLLPDYSIADDPLELTGVITRRPLAADGPDVLLAAEHARTRHLPHHVHRMIRLLRTQAARLHPDRHAGSPGGRPRGTTSDRPGTA
- a CDS encoding NADPH-dependent FMN reductase encodes the protein MSLSVLVGNPRPRSRTLQVALDAAAAVAERVGHTGAAQVVDLSSQAPELLSPTPSPQVRDALDRVAGTDVLVVASPTYKATYTGLLKVFLDRLPGGALASTVALPLLVMGDPRHSLAVEVHLRPLLVELGATVPTPGLAFLESQVPDAADVLGAWADLVAPQVSAALARRRAGRVDGP
- a CDS encoding flavin reductase family protein, which codes for MTAVEPELRRVYGAYPTGVAVVAGLVDGRPAGIAASSFVPVSLDPPLVSVCVAHTSTTWPLLGGLPRIGISVLGAHQEHIGRRLGARTGDRFAGVAWRSTAGGCVLVEGASAWFDCTVEQRVRSGDHDIVVFRVHDLDAALDVPPLVFHASAFRRLG
- a CDS encoding LLM class flavin-dependent oxidoreductase, which encodes MTLTFHWFLPTYGDSRSVVGGGHGQPAGAAAGDRRASIGYLASIVRSAEEFGFTGALTPTGAWCEDAWLTTAMLARESERLAFLVAFRPGLISPTLAAQMAATFSAHAPGRLSLNVVTGGEAHEQRAYGDHLPKDERYARCGEFLSVVRRLWAGETVTHRGAHLDIDAARLPTTPDPVPPLYFGGSSDAAGPVAAEHADVYLTWGEPVDAVARKLDRIRELAAARGRKPRFGVRLHVITRDSAEEAWRQAGRLVDALGEDTVAAAQAVLARSESTGQRRMRDLHAGARADGTWRDPHALEVAPNLWAGVGLVRGGAGTALVGSHTEVADRIAEYAAIGIDEFVLSGYPHLEELYWFGEGVLPRLVRHGLFHDTGGAGTGLNAFLPKETSA
- a CDS encoding DUF397 domain-containing protein, yielding MGGQGDWDKASWRKSRRSGSDGAGGCVSLAVSASYGAIRDSRNPCRTTIVLPKTVLRRMLDDIKNGAFDLR
- a CDS encoding DUF397 domain-containing protein, with amino-acid sequence MTHTNASAPVWRKSSRSSDPDLAVCVEVASIGSTRAIRDSKDPEGPRLSLSMDSWRSFMDAVKSDALQG